From the genome of Azospirillum brasilense, one region includes:
- a CDS encoding ArsR/SmtB family transcription factor — translation MDELLATLKAAAETTRLRLLALCAHGELTVTELTQILGQSQPRVSRHLKLLCDAGLLDRFREGTFAFYRLTERGASAELARVLVGAIPSDDPTMTLDLERLEAIKRARSEAAASYFRENAARWHEIRSLHVPEREVEEALLRLIPADGIGDLLDIGTGTGRMLEVLGPRARRAVGVDQSREMLSIARTKLEDTALRHCHVRQADMYQLPFPSGSFDAAVVHQVLHFAEAPADLLVEAARVLRPGGLLLLVDFAPHALESLRAEHAHRRLGFSDAEVTAWCRQCGLECGAVVHLPGEPLTVSIWPAVRAAKGASPADPSILSISGAQS, via the coding sequence ATGGACGAACTGCTTGCGACATTGAAGGCGGCGGCGGAGACCACGCGGCTTCGGCTGCTGGCGCTGTGCGCTCATGGCGAGCTGACGGTGACCGAACTGACCCAGATCCTGGGGCAGAGCCAACCGCGGGTGTCCCGCCATCTGAAGCTGCTGTGCGACGCCGGTCTTCTCGACCGTTTCCGGGAGGGCACGTTCGCCTTCTACCGGCTGACGGAGCGCGGCGCCTCGGCGGAGTTGGCGCGGGTGCTGGTGGGCGCGATCCCGTCCGACGATCCGACCATGACGCTGGATCTGGAGCGGCTGGAGGCGATCAAGCGCGCCCGCTCCGAGGCGGCGGCCAGCTACTTCCGCGAGAATGCCGCCCGCTGGCATGAAATCCGCTCCCTCCACGTCCCGGAACGCGAGGTGGAGGAGGCGCTGCTGCGCCTGATCCCCGCCGACGGGATCGGGGATCTCCTGGACATCGGCACCGGCACGGGCCGCATGCTGGAGGTTCTGGGGCCGCGCGCCCGGCGCGCCGTGGGGGTCGACCAGTCGCGCGAGATGCTGTCCATCGCCCGCACCAAGCTGGAGGACACGGCGCTACGCCACTGCCATGTCCGGCAGGCGGACATGTACCAGCTTCCCTTTCCGTCCGGCTCCTTCGACGCGGCGGTCGTCCATCAGGTGCTGCATTTCGCGGAGGCGCCGGCCGATCTTCTGGTCGAGGCGGCGCGGGTGCTGCGGCCCGGCGGCCTGCTGCTGCTGGTCGATTTCGCTCCCCACGCCCTGGAATCCCTGCGAGCGGAGCACGCGCACCGCCGGCTGGGCTTCTCGGACGCCGAGGTCACCGCCTGGTGCCGCCAATGCGGTCTGGAGTGCGGTGCCGTGGTGCATCTGCCGGGCGAACCGCTTACCGTATCCATCTGGCCGGCGGTGCGCGCCGCGAAGGGCGCATCCCCGGCCGACCCCTCCATCCTCTCCATCAGCGGAGCCCAGTCATGA
- a CDS encoding MlaC/ttg2D family ABC transporter substrate-binding protein gives MSSWAARPAAAQSADPGATAFIQSLGNEAVATFSNKSLSREQAVQRFRGLLYQGFDVAYIGRWVLGRYWNSATPQQHDEYQKLFERLIVNTYADRFVEYSGETFRISGARVEGEADTMVTTQIVRPNGPPVNVDWRVRKRDTAYKIIDVVVEGVSMGVTQRQEFASVIGQNGGRVEGLLQALRQKVGSAG, from the coding sequence GTGAGCAGCTGGGCCGCCCGTCCCGCCGCCGCGCAATCGGCTGATCCGGGCGCGACCGCGTTCATCCAATCGCTGGGGAACGAGGCCGTCGCCACCTTCTCGAACAAGAGCCTGTCGCGCGAGCAGGCAGTACAGCGCTTCCGCGGCCTGCTCTATCAGGGCTTCGACGTGGCCTACATCGGGCGTTGGGTGCTGGGCCGCTATTGGAACTCCGCCACGCCGCAGCAGCACGACGAATACCAGAAGCTGTTCGAGCGGCTGATCGTCAACACCTACGCCGACCGCTTCGTCGAGTATTCGGGCGAAACCTTCCGGATCTCCGGGGCCCGCGTGGAAGGCGAGGCGGACACCATGGTCACCACCCAGATCGTCCGCCCCAACGGCCCGCCGGTGAATGTGGACTGGCGCGTGCGCAAGCGCGACACCGCCTACAAGATCATCGACGTGGTGGTCGAGGGTGTGAGCATGGGCGTGACCCAGCGCCAGGAGTTCGCCTCCGTCATCGGTCAGAACGGCGGGCGGGTCGAAGGGCTGCTCCAGGCGCTCCGCCAGAAGGTTGGCAGCGCCGGCTGA
- a CDS encoding VacJ family lipoprotein, with amino-acid sequence MKLANLSRSLLRSAAVAVVAFGMAGCATAPGSNEADVTVSDPLEIPNRFVFAVNETADILLIRPATEVYVGVVPDPLRQAVHNFIQNLLGPLYIANNLLQGDFEGAQVATGRFMTNTILGIGGLADVATEAGIGDRPEDFGQTLGVWGVGPGPYVVLPFLGPSNVRDTLGYGVDTLADPFRIGTNAAGADNAMYGRTAAAGLDRRSQLLREIDDLRKNSLDFYATARSLYAQQRRAAIANDIAPATPEFPDFDEPAKK; translated from the coding sequence ATGAAGCTGGCCAACCTCTCCCGTTCCCTTCTTCGCTCGGCCGCCGTAGCCGTCGTCGCCTTCGGCATGGCCGGCTGCGCAACCGCGCCTGGCAGCAACGAAGCCGATGTCACGGTCAGCGATCCCCTGGAGATTCCCAACCGATTCGTCTTCGCCGTCAATGAGACCGCGGACATCCTGCTGATCCGCCCGGCGACAGAGGTGTATGTGGGCGTTGTCCCCGACCCGCTGCGCCAGGCGGTGCACAACTTCATCCAGAACCTGCTCGGCCCGCTCTACATCGCCAACAACCTGTTGCAGGGTGATTTCGAGGGCGCCCAGGTCGCCACCGGCCGGTTCATGACCAACACCATCCTCGGCATCGGCGGCCTCGCCGACGTGGCGACGGAGGCCGGGATCGGCGACCGTCCCGAGGATTTCGGCCAGACGCTGGGCGTCTGGGGCGTCGGACCCGGCCCCTACGTGGTGCTGCCGTTCCTCGGCCCGTCGAACGTCCGCGACACGCTGGGCTACGGCGTAGACACGCTGGCCGACCCGTTCCGCATCGGCACCAACGCCGCCGGGGCGGACAACGCGATGTATGGGCGGACCGCCGCCGCTGGTCTGGACCGCCGCTCGCAACTCCTTCGCGAGATCGACGATCTGCGCAAGAACTCGCTGGACTTCTACGCGACGGCCCGCAGCCTCTACGCGCAGCAGCGCCGCGCCGCGATCGCCAACGACATCGCGCCGGCGACGCCGGAATTCCCCGATTTCGACGAACCCGCCAAGAAATAA
- a CDS encoding pentapeptide repeat-containing protein, producing MADRTPNEIEEIKAIILAHQTWLTRRGGRRADLSFRDLSNLSLDRVNLNGAKLAGANLVGARLVRADLSQADLFGADMEGANLTASTLIGADLRGANLHRAILTDANLRGADFRAGSLMSGTDDKPRSDGVTRLTEAKMERSILAGANFTGCDLSGADLNDADLTGADMTAAVLVGADFWGATLDGVTFDGTTIDEATLDRNYLPASLPKNAIVKPAYKPMPSGAFLEAVAEHERWVNSQGAEGRHLDLDLVSVIGADLTGRVLAAARLRRCRLMGVRLRKASLEMADLSYTEMIGADLTEACLNGTNLRRAGLARAVLARADARPARLSGDRPWPTNFDGANLTGADLRDARMEDAVLRSAKLGGAKLDGTGITVMVDTAPPPLPAPEERRAQKRYAQPCLVVQTDRGAHSSRNWSIGGVCLYAPDDLFEEGETIEGRLSITGRDDIVATARMVVVHKGAGKGQVSVRFHQYGDDLKHLLKTAFLEHQKLEG from the coding sequence ATGGCCGACCGGACTCCGAACGAGATCGAAGAGATCAAGGCGATCATCCTCGCCCACCAGACGTGGCTGACGCGCCGCGGCGGGCGGCGGGCCGACCTCAGCTTCCGCGATCTTTCGAATCTCAGCCTCGACCGGGTGAACCTGAACGGGGCGAAGCTGGCAGGGGCCAATCTGGTCGGCGCCCGCCTCGTCCGGGCCGACCTCTCGCAGGCCGACCTGTTCGGCGCCGACATGGAGGGGGCGAACCTGACCGCCTCGACCCTGATCGGGGCGGATCTGCGCGGCGCCAACCTGCACCGGGCCATCCTGACCGACGCCAACCTGCGCGGCGCCGACTTCCGCGCCGGGTCGCTGATGAGCGGAACGGACGACAAACCACGCAGCGACGGCGTCACCCGCCTGACCGAGGCGAAGATGGAGCGCTCCATCCTGGCCGGGGCGAACTTCACGGGCTGCGACCTCAGCGGCGCCGATCTCAACGACGCCGACCTGACGGGCGCCGACATGACCGCGGCCGTTCTGGTCGGCGCGGATTTCTGGGGCGCGACCCTGGACGGCGTGACCTTCGACGGCACGACGATCGACGAGGCGACGCTCGACCGCAACTACCTGCCTGCCTCCCTTCCCAAGAACGCCATCGTCAAGCCGGCCTACAAGCCGATGCCGTCGGGCGCCTTCCTGGAGGCCGTCGCCGAGCATGAGCGGTGGGTGAACAGCCAGGGGGCGGAGGGCCGCCATCTCGATCTCGACCTCGTGTCGGTGATTGGGGCCGACCTGACGGGCCGCGTGCTCGCCGCGGCGCGGCTGCGCCGCTGCCGCCTGATGGGCGTGCGGCTGCGCAAGGCCAGCCTGGAGATGGCCGACCTCTCCTACACCGAGATGATCGGGGCCGATCTGACAGAGGCCTGCCTGAACGGCACGAACCTGCGCCGCGCCGGGCTGGCCCGCGCCGTCCTGGCCCGCGCCGACGCCCGCCCGGCCCGGCTTTCCGGAGACCGTCCCTGGCCGACCAACTTCGACGGTGCCAACCTGACCGGCGCCGACCTGCGCGACGCACGGATGGAGGATGCGGTGCTGCGCTCCGCCAAGCTGGGCGGGGCGAAGCTTGACGGCACGGGAATCACGGTGATGGTGGACACCGCGCCACCGCCGCTGCCGGCGCCGGAGGAACGGCGGGCGCAGAAGCGCTACGCCCAACCCTGCCTGGTTGTTCAGACCGACCGTGGCGCCCATTCCTCCCGCAACTGGTCGATCGGCGGAGTCTGCCTCTACGCGCCGGACGATCTGTTCGAGGAGGGCGAGACGATCGAAGGTCGCCTGTCCATCACCGGACGGGACGACATCGTGGCCACCGCGCGGATGGTCGTGGTGCACAAGGGCGCGGGGAAAGGGCAGGTGTCCGTGCGCTTCCACCAGTATGGCGACGATCTCAAGCATCTCTTGAAGACCGCCTTCCTGGAGCATCAGAAGCTGGAAGGGTAA
- the ettA gene encoding energy-dependent translational throttle protein EttA, with the protein MASYQYVYVMKGLSKVYPGGKKVLDNIWLSFLPGVKIGVLGVNGAGKSTLMKIMAGLDKDYSGEAWAAQGAKVGYLSQEPQLDPTKTVQENVLEALAETKGLLDRFNAVSEAMGDPDADFDALMAEQAELQEKIDAADAWDIDRTVEIAMDALRCPPGDSDVTKLSGGERRRVALCKLLLEKPDLLLLDEPTNHLDAESVAWLQKHLEDYKGTVVLVTHDRYFLDNVTGWILELDRGSGIPWEGNYSSWLEQKQKRLEQEGRAEEARQKQLATELEWIRQSPRARQAKSKARISAYETLLAESGKEATGEARIVIPTPPRLGNVVIEAESINKGFGDRLLIDGLSFRLPPGGIVGVIGPNGAGKTTLFRMITEQDGPDAGTFRVGETVKLGYVDQSRDSLNPNKTVWEEISDGLDIIDLGKKSMPSRAYVSSFNFRGPDQQKKVGQLSGGERNRVHLAKMLKSGANVLLLDEPTNDLDVDTLRALEEALENFAGCAVVISHDRWFLDRLATHILAFEGDSHVEWFEGNFEAYEADKKRRLGEDAVNPHRIKYKPLVRS; encoded by the coding sequence ATGGCGTCCTATCAATATGTCTATGTGATGAAGGGCCTGTCCAAGGTCTACCCCGGCGGCAAGAAGGTTCTGGACAACATCTGGCTGTCCTTCCTGCCCGGCGTGAAGATCGGCGTCCTCGGCGTCAACGGCGCCGGTAAGTCGACGCTGATGAAGATCATGGCCGGCCTGGACAAGGACTATTCGGGCGAGGCCTGGGCCGCGCAGGGCGCCAAGGTCGGCTACCTGTCGCAGGAGCCGCAGCTCGACCCGACGAAGACGGTGCAGGAGAACGTCCTGGAGGCTTTGGCCGAGACCAAGGGCCTGCTGGATCGCTTCAACGCCGTGTCCGAGGCGATGGGCGACCCGGACGCCGACTTCGACGCGCTGATGGCCGAGCAGGCCGAGCTTCAGGAGAAGATCGACGCCGCCGACGCCTGGGACATCGACCGCACGGTCGAGATCGCCATGGACGCGCTGCGTTGCCCGCCGGGCGATTCCGACGTGACCAAGCTGTCCGGCGGTGAGCGCCGCCGCGTCGCGCTGTGCAAGCTGCTTCTGGAGAAGCCCGATCTGCTGCTGCTCGACGAGCCGACCAACCATCTGGACGCCGAGTCCGTGGCGTGGCTGCAGAAGCACCTGGAGGACTACAAGGGCACCGTCGTCCTGGTCACCCACGACCGTTACTTCCTCGACAACGTGACCGGCTGGATCCTCGAACTCGACCGTGGGTCGGGGATTCCGTGGGAAGGCAACTACTCCTCCTGGCTGGAACAGAAGCAGAAGCGCCTGGAGCAGGAAGGCCGCGCCGAGGAGGCCCGCCAGAAGCAGCTCGCCACCGAGCTGGAATGGATCCGGCAGTCCCCGCGCGCCCGTCAGGCCAAGAGCAAGGCCCGCATCTCCGCCTACGAGACCTTGCTGGCCGAGAGCGGCAAGGAAGCGACGGGCGAGGCCCGCATCGTCATCCCGACGCCGCCGCGCCTGGGCAACGTCGTCATCGAGGCCGAGAGCATCAACAAGGGCTTCGGCGACCGCCTGCTGATCGACGGCCTGTCCTTCCGCCTGCCACCGGGCGGCATCGTCGGCGTGATCGGCCCGAACGGCGCCGGCAAGACCACCCTGTTCCGCATGATCACCGAGCAGGACGGGCCGGACGCCGGCACCTTCCGCGTCGGCGAGACGGTGAAGCTGGGCTATGTCGACCAGAGCCGTGATTCGCTGAATCCGAACAAGACCGTGTGGGAGGAGATCTCCGACGGGCTGGACATCATCGACCTCGGCAAGAAGTCGATGCCCAGCCGCGCCTACGTCTCGTCCTTCAACTTCCGTGGTCCGGACCAGCAGAAGAAGGTCGGCCAGCTCTCCGGCGGTGAGCGCAACCGCGTCCACCTCGCCAAGATGCTGAAGTCCGGCGCAAACGTGCTGCTGCTCGACGAACCGACCAACGATCTGGACGTCGACACGCTGCGCGCCCTGGAAGAGGCGTTGGAGAATTTCGCCGGCTGCGCCGTGGTCATCAGCCACGATCGCTGGTTCCTCGACCGCCTCGCCACCCACATCCTGGCCTTCGAGGGCGACAGCCACGTGGAGTGGTTCGAGGGCAACTTCGAAGCCTACGAGGCCGACAAGAAGCGCCGTCTGGGCGAGGACGCGGTGAACCCGCACCGCATCAAGTACAAGCCGCTGGTCCGTTCCTAA
- a CDS encoding DUF29 domain-containing protein translates to MDSRIGYDDDFYAWTQEQARLLREAARERLNTPIDWDHVAEEIEDMGRNDRRAINSHLARIIEHLLKLEFSPASDPRSGWRKSVREQRAAAVDALADSPSLKGHVDLPSAFRRGRGFATDGLGQDRVDEHALPSECPYGLDQLLDEDWWPVNCHDLD, encoded by the coding sequence ATGGACAGCCGGATCGGGTACGACGACGACTTCTACGCCTGGACCCAGGAGCAGGCCCGTCTGCTGCGCGAAGCCGCCCGCGAACGCCTCAACACGCCCATCGATTGGGATCATGTGGCGGAGGAGATCGAAGACATGGGCAGGAACGACCGGCGTGCGATCAACAGCCATCTTGCCCGTATCATCGAGCATCTTCTTAAACTGGAGTTCTCTCCGGCTTCCGACCCGCGCAGCGGTTGGCGGAAGTCCGTACGCGAACAGCGTGCGGCGGCCGTCGATGCGCTGGCCGACAGCCCCAGCCTGAAGGGGCATGTCGATCTTCCGTCCGCGTTCCGCCGTGGTCGCGGCTTTGCAACCGACGGGCTCGGACAGGATCGCGTCGATGAACATGCCCTTCCTTCCGAATGCCCTTACGGACTTGACCAGCTTCTTGACGAAGACTGGTGGCCGGTGAACTGCCACGATCTCGACTGA
- the metH gene encoding methionine synthase, whose amino-acid sequence MPHILDTLRDRVLLCDGGFGSRIQALDLDVEKDYWGHENCTDILPLSRPDIVREIHRGYFEAGADMVETDTFGASPVTLGEFGISEKAFEINQRAVELAREAAETFTDGQPRFVIGSVGPGTKLPSLGHIPYQDLEDSFFVQAAGLIAGGADAILVETCQDPLQIKAAVNGIKRARAEAGSDTPVFVQVTVETTGTLLVGTDIAAAATVIQSLDVPLIGLNCATGPLEMSEHVKWLTQNWPGLVSVQPNAGLPELVDGKTHYPLRADDFAHWLERFVTEDGVNLVGGCCGTNVPHIAAANQMLRKLAPAGSHRPNPKGRTVHWVPAVASLYSQVTLRQENAFFAIGERCNANGSKKWRELQEKNDWDGCVEMAREQVKEGSHTLDVCTAFVGRDEVAEMKAVVQRFAGSVTAPLVIDSTEYIVLEKALALYGGKAIINSINFEDGEEPARKRLALAKKFGAAVIALTIDEEGMAKTPKRKLAIAKRLYDLAVNEFGLPAHDLLFDPLTFTIATGNEDDRKLAIWTLEGIEAISREMPGCQIILGLSNVSFGLNAAARHVLNSVFLDHAVKRGMTGAIVHVSKIMPLHQIPEKEVKTAEDLIFDRRAEGYDPLQAFIALFEGRKAADAKKKARAETVEERLKERIVDGDRTGLEDDLAEAMKTHPPLEIINTYLLDGMKVVGELFGAGKMQLPFVLQSAETMKAAVAWLEPHMEKLDGQQKGTMVLATVKGDVHDIGKNLVDIILTNNGYKVVNLGIKQPIGAIIQAAKEHKADAVGMSGLLVKSTVVMRENLEEMTREGLEVPVLLGGAALTRAYVETDCVASYGSGRVAYAGDAFDGLTLMDQVVGGSFDQQLAIQQAKRAGRAVNRRRVLGQATSATVGPVDKDAARARRTRLAEGVPVPTPPFWGPKVIEHVPLKTLVTYLNERMLYQLQWGYRKDGKSFEEFKEWAKKELRPVLDRILKIAAKEEILRPQAVYGYWKAAADGDDVILFAEDGTSEVARFTLPRQAKEDGECIADFLRDVNDGERDVLGLQIVTMGQHCAEVARDWFAENRYQDYLYLHGLSVEMTEAMAEYVHARIRAELGYGAEDSRDKEKLLQQAYRGSRYSFGYPACPNLADQEQLLKLLDAGRIGVEMSDEHQLHPEQSTSAIVLHHPRAKYFSV is encoded by the coding sequence ATGCCGCACATTCTCGACACTCTCCGCGACCGCGTCCTGCTCTGCGACGGCGGGTTCGGCAGCCGCATCCAGGCGCTCGACCTCGACGTGGAGAAGGACTACTGGGGGCACGAGAACTGCACCGACATCCTGCCGCTCTCGCGCCCGGACATCGTGCGGGAGATCCACCGCGGCTATTTCGAGGCCGGCGCGGACATGGTGGAAACGGACACCTTCGGCGCCTCCCCGGTGACGCTGGGCGAGTTCGGCATCTCCGAGAAGGCGTTCGAGATCAACCAGCGCGCGGTCGAACTGGCGCGCGAGGCGGCGGAGACCTTCACGGACGGGCAGCCGCGCTTCGTCATCGGCTCGGTCGGGCCGGGTACCAAGCTGCCCAGCCTGGGCCACATCCCCTATCAGGATCTTGAGGACAGCTTCTTCGTCCAGGCGGCCGGCCTGATCGCCGGCGGCGCCGACGCCATCCTGGTCGAGACCTGCCAGGACCCGCTGCAGATCAAGGCCGCCGTCAACGGCATCAAGCGCGCCCGCGCCGAGGCCGGGTCGGACACGCCGGTCTTCGTGCAGGTGACGGTGGAAACCACGGGCACGCTGCTGGTCGGCACCGACATCGCCGCGGCGGCCACCGTGATCCAGTCTTTGGACGTGCCGCTGATCGGGTTGAACTGCGCCACCGGCCCGCTGGAGATGAGCGAGCATGTGAAGTGGCTGACCCAGAACTGGCCGGGCCTCGTCTCCGTGCAGCCGAACGCCGGCCTGCCGGAACTGGTCGACGGCAAGACCCACTATCCGTTGCGCGCCGACGACTTCGCCCATTGGCTGGAGCGCTTCGTGACCGAGGACGGGGTGAACCTCGTCGGCGGCTGCTGCGGCACCAACGTTCCGCACATCGCGGCGGCCAACCAGATGCTGCGCAAGCTGGCCCCGGCCGGCTCGCACCGCCCGAACCCGAAGGGCCGCACGGTCCATTGGGTGCCCGCGGTCGCCTCGCTCTACTCCCAGGTCACGCTTCGCCAGGAAAACGCCTTCTTCGCCATCGGCGAGCGCTGCAACGCCAATGGCTCCAAGAAGTGGCGCGAGCTTCAGGAGAAGAACGACTGGGACGGCTGCGTCGAGATGGCGCGCGAGCAGGTGAAGGAAGGCTCGCACACGCTGGACGTCTGCACCGCCTTCGTCGGCCGCGACGAGGTGGCGGAGATGAAGGCCGTCGTGCAGCGCTTCGCCGGATCGGTCACCGCCCCCCTGGTCATCGACTCCACCGAATACATCGTGCTGGAGAAGGCGCTGGCGCTCTACGGCGGCAAGGCGATCATCAACTCGATCAACTTCGAGGACGGTGAGGAGCCGGCCCGCAAGCGCCTCGCGCTCGCCAAGAAGTTCGGCGCGGCGGTGATCGCTCTGACCATCGACGAGGAGGGCATGGCGAAGACGCCGAAGCGCAAGCTCGCCATTGCCAAGCGCCTCTACGACCTCGCGGTCAACGAGTTCGGCCTGCCGGCGCACGACCTGCTGTTCGACCCGCTGACCTTCACCATCGCCACCGGCAACGAGGACGACCGCAAGCTGGCCATCTGGACGCTGGAGGGCATCGAGGCGATCAGCCGCGAGATGCCCGGCTGCCAGATCATCCTGGGCCTGTCCAACGTTTCCTTCGGCCTGAACGCGGCGGCGCGCCACGTCCTGAACTCGGTCTTCCTCGATCATGCGGTGAAGCGCGGCATGACCGGCGCCATCGTGCATGTCTCGAAGATCATGCCGCTGCACCAGATCCCCGAGAAGGAGGTCAAGACCGCCGAGGATCTGATCTTCGACCGCCGTGCGGAAGGGTATGACCCGCTCCAGGCCTTCATCGCACTGTTCGAGGGCCGCAAGGCGGCGGACGCCAAGAAGAAGGCCCGCGCCGAGACGGTCGAGGAACGGCTGAAGGAGCGCATCGTCGACGGCGACCGCACCGGGCTGGAGGACGATCTGGCCGAGGCGATGAAGACCCACCCGCCGCTGGAGATCATCAACACCTACCTGCTCGACGGCATGAAGGTGGTGGGCGAGCTGTTCGGCGCCGGCAAGATGCAGCTTCCGTTCGTGCTCCAGTCCGCGGAGACCATGAAGGCCGCCGTGGCGTGGCTGGAGCCGCACATGGAGAAGCTGGACGGCCAGCAGAAGGGCACCATGGTGCTGGCCACCGTGAAGGGCGACGTCCACGACATCGGCAAGAACCTCGTGGACATCATCCTGACCAACAACGGCTACAAGGTCGTCAACCTGGGCATCAAGCAGCCGATCGGCGCGATCATCCAGGCGGCGAAGGAGCACAAGGCCGACGCCGTCGGCATGTCCGGCCTGCTGGTGAAGTCCACCGTCGTGATGCGCGAGAATCTGGAGGAGATGACCCGCGAGGGGCTGGAGGTTCCGGTCCTGCTCGGCGGTGCTGCCCTGACCCGCGCCTATGTGGAGACGGACTGCGTGGCCTCCTACGGCTCGGGCCGCGTGGCCTATGCCGGCGACGCCTTCGACGGGCTGACCCTGATGGATCAGGTGGTGGGCGGCAGCTTCGACCAGCAGCTCGCCATCCAGCAGGCCAAGCGGGCGGGGCGGGCGGTCAACCGCCGCCGCGTGCTCGGGCAGGCGACCAGCGCCACCGTCGGCCCGGTGGACAAGGATGCCGCACGCGCCCGTCGCACCCGTCTGGCCGAAGGCGTGCCGGTGCCGACTCCGCCCTTCTGGGGGCCGAAGGTCATCGAGCATGTGCCGCTGAAGACGCTGGTGACCTACCTGAACGAGCGCATGCTCTACCAGCTCCAGTGGGGCTACCGGAAGGACGGCAAGTCCTTCGAGGAGTTCAAGGAGTGGGCGAAGAAAGAGCTTCGCCCGGTGCTCGACCGCATCCTTAAGATCGCCGCGAAGGAAGAAATCCTGCGGCCCCAGGCGGTCTACGGCTATTGGAAGGCGGCGGCTGACGGCGACGACGTCATCCTGTTCGCCGAGGACGGGACCAGCGAGGTCGCTCGCTTTACCTTGCCGCGTCAGGCCAAGGAGGACGGCGAGTGCATCGCCGACTTCCTGCGCGACGTGAACGACGGCGAGCGCGACGTGCTGGGCCTGCAGATCGTCACCATGGGCCAGCATTGCGCCGAGGTGGCGCGGGACTGGTTCGCCGAGAACCGCTACCAGGACTATCTCTACCTGCACGGCCTGTCGGTGGAGATGACCGAGGCGATGGCGGAGTACGTTCACGCCCGCATCCGCGCCGAACTGGGCTACGGCGCCGAGGACAGCCGCGACAAGGAGAAGCTGCTGCAGCAGGCCTATCGCGGCAGCCGCTACAGCTTCGGCTACCCGGCCTGCCCGAACCTCGCCGACCAGGAGCAGCTTCTGAAGCTCCTCGACGCCGGGCGGATCGGCGTGGAGATGTCCGACGAACACCAGCTCCACCCGGAGCAGAGCACGTCCGCCATCGTCCTGCACCACCCGCGGGCGAAATACTTCAGCGTGTGA
- the metF gene encoding methylenetetrahydrofolate reductase [NAD(P)H] yields the protein MTSGIPSVSFEFFPPKTEKMEQSLWQAIQRLAPLAPSFVSVTYGAGGSTRERTHNTVTRIQKETGIPAAAHFTCVGATREEIDAIARTYWDAGIRHLVALRGDPPETEGGVGGRYVPHPGGYAYAADLVAGMKKVADFEISVAAYPECHPEAPSAQFDLDNLKRKVDAGATRAITQFFFDNDAYFRFLDRCAAAGITVPIVPGILPITNFARAVEFAGKCGAAMPQRFAETFEGLDSDPETRQLVAATMAAEQCQALQAQGIKEFHFYTLNRSDLTVAICRMLGVKAKQPAVS from the coding sequence ATGACGTCCGGCATCCCGTCGGTCAGCTTCGAATTCTTCCCGCCCAAGACGGAGAAGATGGAACAGAGCCTGTGGCAGGCGATCCAACGCCTTGCCCCGCTCGCCCCGTCCTTCGTCTCGGTGACCTACGGGGCCGGCGGCTCGACGCGCGAACGCACGCACAACACGGTGACGCGCATCCAGAAGGAAACGGGCATCCCCGCCGCCGCCCATTTCACCTGCGTGGGTGCGACGCGCGAGGAGATCGACGCCATCGCCCGCACCTACTGGGACGCCGGCATCCGCCATCTCGTGGCCCTGCGCGGCGATCCGCCGGAGACCGAGGGCGGGGTCGGCGGGCGCTACGTTCCGCATCCCGGCGGGTATGCCTATGCCGCCGATCTGGTGGCCGGGATGAAGAAGGTCGCCGACTTCGAGATCTCCGTCGCCGCCTATCCGGAGTGCCATCCGGAGGCGCCGAGCGCACAGTTCGACCTGGACAACCTGAAGCGCAAGGTGGACGCCGGGGCGACGCGGGCGATCACCCAGTTCTTCTTCGACAACGACGCCTACTTCCGCTTCCTCGACCGCTGTGCCGCCGCCGGCATCACCGTGCCGATCGTGCCCGGCATCCTGCCGATCACCAACTTCGCCCGCGCGGTGGAGTTCGCCGGCAAGTGCGGGGCGGCGATGCCCCAACGCTTTGCCGAAACCTTCGAAGGGCTGGATTCCGATCCGGAGACCCGCCAGCTCGTCGCCGCGACCATGGCGGCGGAGCAGTGCCAGGCGCTCCAGGCCCAGGGCATCAAGGAGTTCCATTTCTACACCCTGAACCGCTCGGACCTGACGGTGGCCATCTGCCGGATGCTGGGCGTGAAGGCGAAGCAGCCGGCGGTGTCCTGA